The Rhodococcus triatomae genome includes a window with the following:
- a CDS encoding acyl-CoA dehydrogenase family protein: MTGTFEHAVTHPQPHGTHTVLNQSTPRVDVNEYTLDTVLAEAVARHDGGWGEQELTEIGALVGTGQFQHDAELANTVTPVLHTFDRWGHRIDEVEYHPAYHRIIAAAVEHGAHTRSWADPRPGSNVVRAAAFMLFSQVEPGHACPVSMTHAVIPSLELQPDVAAQWVPRALSRSYDPRLDAPGKQSALFGMSMTEKQGGSDVRANTTVARPAGKGGPGGDYLLTGHKWFCSAPMSDGFLVLAQAEGAAGTGLSCFLVPRVLPDGTRNVFRIQRLKNKLGNKSNASSEIELDGTVGVMVGEPGRGVRTIIEMVARTRLDCILGSSAGMRESVAQAVWHARHRAAFGATLVDQPAMAAVLADLALESEAATVTAIRLARAHDEDASDSERAFRRLATAVAKYWICKRGPHHAYESLECLGGNGYTEDFPLARRYREQPVMAVWEGSGNVIALDVLRAMTREPESVAAFDAEVNLARGTNAVLDAHLDRVRTQLAELATLDSSGAQRRARAVVESMALALQASLLVRFSPAVVSETFVAARLGEDRGIEYGTLPPGADLSVILARA, encoded by the coding sequence ATGACAGGCACATTCGAACACGCCGTCACCCATCCGCAGCCGCACGGCACGCACACGGTACTCAACCAGTCGACGCCACGCGTGGACGTCAACGAGTACACCCTGGACACGGTCCTGGCTGAGGCGGTGGCGCGGCACGACGGCGGTTGGGGCGAGCAGGAGCTCACCGAGATCGGTGCCCTGGTGGGAACCGGGCAGTTCCAGCACGACGCCGAACTCGCCAACACCGTGACTCCGGTGCTGCACACGTTCGACCGCTGGGGCCACCGGATCGACGAGGTCGAGTACCACCCTGCCTACCACCGCATCATTGCCGCGGCCGTCGAGCACGGCGCCCACACCCGTTCCTGGGCCGACCCGAGGCCGGGCTCGAACGTGGTCCGTGCGGCCGCATTCATGCTGTTCTCCCAGGTGGAGCCTGGTCACGCGTGCCCGGTCTCGATGACCCACGCCGTCATCCCCTCGCTCGAACTGCAGCCGGACGTCGCGGCCCAGTGGGTGCCCCGCGCGCTCTCCCGCTCGTACGATCCGCGGCTGGACGCCCCCGGCAAACAGTCGGCCCTCTTCGGCATGTCCATGACCGAGAAGCAGGGTGGCTCCGATGTGCGGGCCAACACGACGGTGGCCCGTCCTGCGGGCAAGGGCGGGCCCGGCGGCGACTACCTGCTCACCGGCCACAAGTGGTTCTGCTCCGCGCCGATGTCCGACGGCTTCCTCGTGCTCGCCCAGGCGGAGGGCGCCGCGGGAACGGGCCTGTCCTGCTTCCTGGTTCCGCGCGTCCTGCCCGACGGCACCCGGAACGTGTTCCGGATCCAGCGGCTCAAGAACAAGCTCGGCAACAAGTCCAATGCCTCGTCCGAGATCGAACTCGACGGCACCGTCGGCGTCATGGTCGGTGAGCCGGGGCGCGGCGTCCGCACCATCATCGAGATGGTGGCACGCACCCGCCTCGACTGCATCCTCGGCAGTTCCGCGGGGATGCGGGAGTCCGTCGCGCAGGCGGTGTGGCACGCCCGGCACCGAGCGGCGTTCGGGGCGACGCTGGTCGATCAACCGGCGATGGCCGCCGTACTCGCCGATCTGGCTCTCGAATCGGAGGCCGCCACGGTCACCGCGATCCGGTTGGCCCGGGCCCACGACGAGGACGCGAGCGACTCCGAGCGCGCGTTCCGGCGGCTCGCCACCGCCGTCGCCAAGTACTGGATCTGCAAGCGGGGCCCGCACCACGCGTACGAATCGCTCGAGTGCCTGGGTGGCAACGGATACACCGAGGACTTCCCGCTCGCGCGTCGCTACCGGGAGCAGCCGGTGATGGCGGTGTGGGAGGGCTCGGGCAACGTCATCGCCCTCGACGTCCTGCGAGCGATGACGCGTGAGCCCGAATCCGTCGCCGCCTTCGACGCCGAGGTCAACCTGGCCAGGGGGACGAATGCCGTGCTCGACGCGCACCTCGACCGGGTCCGCACTCAGCTCGCCGAGCTCGCGACACTCGACTCCTCGGGTGCCCAGCGCCGGGCACGTGCCGTGGTCGAGTCGATGGCACTCGCCCTGCAGGCGTCGCTGCTCGTCCGGTTCTCACCTGCCGTGGTGTCCGAGACGTTCGTGGCGGCGCGGCTCGGTGAGGACCGCGGCATCGAGTACGGCACTCTTCCGCCGGGCGCGGACCTGTCGGTGATCCTCGCCCGAGCGTAG
- a CDS encoding class I adenylate-forming enzyme family protein codes for MNIVRVFDSNVRKYPDKTFLHHDGTDHTYTQVEEDSRKFATLFRESGLRKGDRVALMCYNTPGFVHAMLGAWRIGAVVVPINHKLQAPEVEYILDHADVKVLVFDGALAEVAGKLDRPELTLWSTDTAADGFGFVDELAADRARAADEPIDETDPAEILYTSGTTGSPKGCVHTHRNVVLVATTAASGLSITRDERLLMAVPVWHASPLNNWLLGTLYMGGSVVLLREYHPVEFLKAVQHHRITLCFGPPVIYTTALNLVPNFDEYDLTSVRAWLYGGGPIGPDVARRLIESYRTTSFYQVYGMTETGPVGTVLYPEEQLAKAGSIGRVALAGVDMRLVSADGSDAGPGEIGEIWLRSETVMTGYLDDPAATEAAFDPGSWYRTGDLARSDEDGYLFVVDRAKDMIVTGGENVYSKEVEDAISAHPDIVDVAVVGKPHPEWGETVVAHIVIREPGVVDGDALRSFLADRIARYKIPREYVVRTVLPRTPTGKIQKHLIRAAD; via the coding sequence ATGAACATCGTTCGCGTATTCGACAGCAACGTCCGCAAATACCCGGACAAGACCTTCCTGCACCACGACGGCACCGACCACACGTACACGCAGGTGGAGGAGGACAGCCGAAAGTTCGCCACCCTGTTCCGTGAATCGGGCCTGCGCAAGGGCGACCGCGTTGCGCTGATGTGTTACAACACACCGGGGTTCGTCCACGCCATGCTGGGTGCCTGGCGTATCGGTGCCGTCGTCGTGCCGATCAACCACAAGCTCCAGGCGCCCGAGGTGGAGTACATCCTCGATCACGCGGACGTGAAGGTCCTCGTCTTCGACGGGGCCCTCGCCGAGGTGGCGGGCAAGCTCGACCGCCCGGAGCTCACCCTCTGGAGCACCGACACCGCAGCCGACGGATTCGGCTTCGTCGACGAGCTCGCCGCCGATCGCGCGCGTGCGGCCGACGAGCCGATCGACGAGACCGATCCGGCAGAGATCCTCTACACCTCCGGGACCACGGGTTCCCCCAAGGGGTGCGTGCACACCCACCGTAACGTCGTCCTCGTCGCGACCACCGCGGCGTCGGGACTGTCGATCACCCGCGACGAACGACTGCTCATGGCGGTCCCCGTCTGGCACGCGTCACCGCTGAACAACTGGCTCCTGGGCACGCTGTACATGGGTGGATCCGTGGTGCTGCTGCGGGAGTACCACCCGGTCGAGTTCCTGAAAGCGGTTCAGCACCATCGCATCACGCTGTGCTTCGGGCCGCCCGTGATCTACACGACGGCGCTGAATCTCGTCCCGAACTTCGACGAGTACGACCTGACGTCCGTGCGCGCCTGGCTGTACGGCGGCGGACCCATCGGACCCGATGTGGCCCGTCGGCTGATCGAGTCGTACCGTACGACGAGCTTCTACCAGGTGTACGGAATGACCGAGACCGGTCCGGTGGGCACGGTGCTCTACCCGGAGGAGCAGCTCGCCAAGGCCGGTTCCATCGGGAGGGTTGCCCTCGCCGGGGTCGACATGCGGCTCGTCTCCGCGGACGGCAGCGATGCCGGACCCGGTGAGATCGGCGAGATCTGGCTCCGTTCGGAGACCGTCATGACCGGCTATCTGGACGATCCCGCCGCCACCGAGGCGGCCTTCGATCCCGGAAGCTGGTATCGCACCGGCGATCTCGCCCGTTCTGACGAGGACGGCTACCTGTTCGTCGTCGACCGGGCCAAGGACATGATCGTCACCGGCGGCGAGAACGTGTACTCGAAGGAGGTCGAGGACGCGATCTCGGCGCACCCCGACATCGTGGACGTCGCCGTCGTCGGCAAGCCGCACCCCGAATGGGGCGAGACCGTGGTCGCGCACATCGTCATCCGTGAACCCGGGGTGGTGGACGGCGACGCGCTGAGATCCTTCCTCGCCGACCGGATCGCCCGGTACAAGATCCCCCGCGAATACGTCGTGCGCACCGTGCTCCCCCGTACTCCGACGGGCAAGATCCAGAAACACCTCATCCGTGCAGCGGACTGA